The DNA segment AGGGCGATGCCGTCGGTACGATCGAGACGGTCAAGTCCGTGGAGGATCTCTACTGCCCCCTGACGGGGGAGATCGTGGAGATCAACGAGGCCGTGCTCGACGCGCCGGAGCTCGTCAACGAATCGCCGCTGGACGACGGCTGGCTGTTCAAGCTGCAGTTCTCCGATCACGGCGAGCTGGACAACCTGCTGTCCGCCGCGGACTACGATGCCATGATCGGAGGCTGAGCCGCCCATGCCCTACACGCCGCACACGGAACAGGACATCCGCGCCATGCTCGACGCGGTCGGCTTGCCGGACGTCGAGGATCTGTTCGCCGCCATCCCCGCCGCGGTGAGGGCTCGCGCGGGGCTCGGCCTGCCCGCTTCGCTGTCCGAAGAAGAGGTCTGGCGCGTCATGAGCAACCTGGCCGCCTTTAACGTCGGACAGGACGAACTCGTGTCCTTCATGGGCGGCGGCGTCTACGACACGTACATCCCGGCCGCAGTGGACGCCCTGTCGAGCCGCAGCGAGTTCCTCACCGCCTACACGCCGTACCAGCCGGAGGTCTCGCAGGGGACGCTGCAGGTCATCTACGAGTGGCAGACATTCGTGAGCCGGCTGACGGGGTTGCCGGTGGCCAACGCCAGCCTGTACGACGGCGCCACGGCCCTCGTCGAGGCGTTGCTGATGGCGCTGGCGAAGACCGGGCGCGGCAAGGTGATCCTGCCGGAGACGCTCAATCCGCGTTATCGGCGTGTCGTCGAGACCTACCTGAAGGAGGGAGGCGCGGATATCCTGACCGCCCCCCGCGGAGCCGACGGCGCGACCGATCCGGCCGGGCTGGCCGGGCTGGTGGACGAGACGACGGCTGCGGTCGTCCTGCAGACGCCCAACTACCTGGGACGGCTCGAGCCCGTGGACGAGCTCGCGGCCGCCCTCGGCGCCAGCGGCGCCCTGCTGATCGCCCTCGTCAACCCCGTCTCACTGTCGGTCGTCAGGCCGCCGGCCTCCTACGGCGCCTCGATCGTCGTGGGCGAGGCGCAGCCCTTCGGGATACCCTGCAGCTGGGGCGGTCCGCTGCTCGGTTTCCTGGCCTGCACCGAGGATCTGAAGCGGCAGATCCCCGGCCGCGTCGCCGGACGCACCGTCGATAGCAAGGGGCGCACCGGCTACGTGCTCACCCTGCAGACGCGCGAGCAGCACATCCGTCGCGAGAAGGCCACGTCGAACATCTGCACCAACCAGGGCTTGAACATGACGCGCGCCGCGATCACGCTGGCCCTGCTCGGCGCGGAGGGATTCAAGGCGCTGGGCGAGGCGAACCTCAAGCGCGCCGCCGCCCTGCGCGCCGTGCTCGGCCGCATCGACGGTCCGACCTTCCCCTGCGAGGGCCCGGTCTTCAACGAACTGGTGGTCCGGCTGCCTGGTTCCGCCAGCGCGTTCGCGGCATTCGCCCGCGGGCACGGCGTGCTGGCCGGCATCCCCCTGGACGGTTTCGCCGGCTGCGGCGCGGGGGATCTGCTGGTGGCGGTCACGGAGCGCCGTACGGCCGACGAGATCGAGACGTACGGAAACCTGGTGCGGGATTACCTGGAGGCGCGGGGCGATGACTGACGCCAGCAAGTGCGACGAATGCGGACGCTGGGGCGCCGACCTGCAGGACAACCTGTTCGCCAAGGGAGGCGCCGGGCGCCGGGGCGTGATGCCGCCGGTCTGGCACGGCGACGACGTGGACGCCACCCTGCCCGCATCCCTGCGCCGTGCGGAGCCCTGCGATCTGCCCTCGCTCTCGGAGCCGGAGGTGATGCGCCACTACACGCGCCTCTCGATCCTCAACCACCATATCGAGCGCGGCATGTATCCCCTGGGCAGCTGCACCATGAAGTACAACCCGCGGCTCAACGAACGCGTTGCGGCCCTGCCCGGCTTCGCGACCCTTCATCCGGAGCAGGATGAGGCCGACATCCAGGGCCTGCTCTGCGCCTGCAAGCTGCTGCAGGACGCCCTTTGCGAGATCACGGGCTTCGACGCGTGCAGCCTGCAGCCGGCCGCCGGCGCACACGGCGAATTCCTGGGCATGCTGACCATCCGCGCCTTCCATCTCGCCAACGGCGACGCCGACCGCCTGGAGGTCCTCATCCCCGACTCGGCGCACGGCACCAACCCGGCCTCGGTGGTCATGGCCGGCATGAAACCCGTCACCCTCGAGTCCCGCCCCGACGGGCGCCTCGATCTGGATGTCCTGCGCGCGGCCGCCGGGCCGACGACCGCGGGCATCATGATCACCAACCCGAACACCCTCGGTCTCTTCGAGACCGACATCGTCGAGGTGGCGCGCATCGTGCACGAGGCCGGCGGGCGCCTCTACATGGACGGCGCCAATCTCAACGCCATCCTGGGCAAGGCCAAACCCGCCCACATGGGCTTCGACGTGGTCCACCTGAACCTGCACAAGACCTTCTCGACGCCCCACGGCGGCGGCGGCCCC comes from the bacterium genome and includes:
- the gcvH gene encoding glycine cleavage system protein GcvH gives rise to the protein MTSDDRIYSKEHEWVMIESNIATVGVTEYAATELGDVVFIELPEPGAQVGQGDAVGTIETVKSVEDLYCPLTGEIVEINEAVLDAPELVNESPLDDGWLFKLQFSDHGELDNLLSAADYDAMIGG
- the gcvPB gene encoding aminomethyl-transferring glycine dehydrogenase subunit GcvPB; the protein is MTDASKCDECGRWGADLQDNLFAKGGAGRRGVMPPVWHGDDVDATLPASLRRAEPCDLPSLSEPEVMRHYTRLSILNHHIERGMYPLGSCTMKYNPRLNERVAALPGFATLHPEQDEADIQGLLCACKLLQDALCEITGFDACSLQPAAGAHGEFLGMLTIRAFHLANGDADRLEVLIPDSAHGTNPASVVMAGMKPVTLESRPDGRLDLDVLRAAAGPTTAGIMITNPNTLGLFETDIVEVARIVHEAGGRLYMDGANLNAILGKAKPAHMGFDVVHLNLHKTFSTPHGGGGPGAGPICVVSELAPYLPGPEIVAADGVYGLVRDETEGRPSIHSFYGNIGVCLRALAYILRLGGDGLTRVAERAVLNANYLRVRLEGILQVEHGDGCLHEFIASGVDWREKYGVRTLDIAKRLLDYGVHAPTIYFPLIVEEALMIEPTETESKETLDAFVEIMRTIRREAEEEPELLHQAPLVTPVSRLDEAGAARKPDLRWLGPCNCG
- the gcvPA gene encoding aminomethyl-transferring glycine dehydrogenase subunit GcvPA, translating into MPYTPHTEQDIRAMLDAVGLPDVEDLFAAIPAAVRARAGLGLPASLSEEEVWRVMSNLAAFNVGQDELVSFMGGGVYDTYIPAAVDALSSRSEFLTAYTPYQPEVSQGTLQVIYEWQTFVSRLTGLPVANASLYDGATALVEALLMALAKTGRGKVILPETLNPRYRRVVETYLKEGGADILTAPRGADGATDPAGLAGLVDETTAAVVLQTPNYLGRLEPVDELAAALGASGALLIALVNPVSLSVVRPPASYGASIVVGEAQPFGIPCSWGGPLLGFLACTEDLKRQIPGRVAGRTVDSKGRTGYVLTLQTREQHIRREKATSNICTNQGLNMTRAAITLALLGAEGFKALGEANLKRAAALRAVLGRIDGPTFPCEGPVFNELVVRLPGSASAFAAFARGHGVLAGIPLDGFAGCGAGDLLVAVTERRTADEIETYGNLVRDYLEARGDD